In Nomascus leucogenys isolate Asia chromosome 6, Asia_NLE_v1, whole genome shotgun sequence, one DNA window encodes the following:
- the LOC100595852 gene encoding gamma-aminobutyric acid receptor-associated protein-like 3: MKFQYKEVHPFEYRKKEGEKIRKKYPDRVPVIVEKAAKARVPDPDKRKYLVPSDLTDGQFYFLIRKRIHLRPEDALFFFVNNIIPPISATMGQLYENSHEEDDFLYVAYSNESVYGK; this comes from the coding sequence ATGAAGTTCCAGTACAAGGAGGTCCATCCCTTTGAGTATcggaaaaaggaaggagaaaagatcCGGAAGAAATATCCGGACAGGGTCCCCGTGATTGTAGAGAAGGCTGCAAAAGCCAGGGTGCCTGATCCGGACAAGAGGAAGTACCTAGTGCCCTCCGACCTTACCGATGGCCAGTTCTACTTTTTAATCCGGAAGAGAATCCACCTGAGACCTGAGGACGCCTTATTCTTCTTTGTCAACAACATTATCCCTCCCATTAGTGCTACCATGGGCCAACTGTATGAGAACAGTCATGAGGAAGATGATTTTCTGTATGTGGCCTACAGTAATGAGAGTGTCTATGGGAAATGA